One Myripristis murdjan chromosome 17, fMyrMur1.1, whole genome shotgun sequence DNA segment encodes these proteins:
- the LOC115375712 gene encoding GRAM domain-containing protein 2B-like isoform X1, whose translation MSYKSRRFSLDSSVSSLEGVGLLGCRRGSRITKRSRGSQSLDDTQLEIQDLSHSLAGSISFRDQIIAEENLDRPDGRISRSSFLKHNKTFHKLFQDIPEGENLTHTFTCALQKEVLYHGKLFVSENYVCFYSSVLLKDTKVVIPVSSVREVKKQKTALSMLSIHTADGEKHSFVSLRNRELCYSLLHSVCLQVQQGESANSSAHEDEDMLSSYSSMDDSVDHSRHNSIGLDNGFPHLSDEGPQRSSYTPEASVADEEDTGVPRTWSITEWVAPLLFLREISNLGALFYIYVILLVLLLLASGYIGLRIIALEEQLNSLGALTELTFHQTEYQET comes from the exons ATGAGTTACAAGAGCAGGAGATTCTCACTGGATAGCTCTGT CAGCTCTCTGGAAGGGGTGGGACTCCTTGGCTGTCGGAGAGGCAGCAGGATAACTAAGAGGTCCAGAGGAAGCCAGAGTCTGGACGACACCCAGCTGGAGATTCAGGATCTGAGCCACAGCCTCGCTGGGAGCATCTCCTTCAG GGACCAGATCATAGCAGAGGAGAACCTCGACAGACCAGACGGGCGTATCAGTCGAAGT AGCTTTCTGAAGCACAATAAAACCTTCCACAAACTGTTTCAAGACATTCCTGAGGGGGAGAACCTGACGCACA CGTTCACCTGTGCCCTGCAGAAGGAGGTGCTGTACCATGGGAAACTCTTTGTGTCGGAGAACTACGTGTGTTTCTACTCCTCGGTGCTCCTCAAAGACACCAAG GTGGTGATCCCTGTATCCAGCGTGAGAGAGGTGAAGAAACAGAAGACGGCCTTGTCCATGTTGTCCATTCACACTGCTGATGGAGAGAAG cACTCATTTGTGTCACTGAGGAACCGGGAGCTGTGTTACAGTCTCCTACACTCTGTCTGCTTGCAAGTTCAG CAAGGGGAGAGTGCCAACAGCAGTGCCCATGAAGACGAGGATATG TTGTCCAGCTATTCCAGTATGGACGACAGTGTAGATCACAGCAGACACAACAGCATTGGGCTGGACAACGGCTTTCCCCACCTGTCCGATGAAG GCCCTCAAAGATCCAGTTACACGCCTGAAGCCAGCGTGGCAGATGAGGaagacacag GTGTACCGCGAACATGGAGCATCACTGAGTGGGTGGCACCGCTGTTATTCCTGAGAGAAATTAGCAATCTGGGTGCTCTGTTCTACATCTACGTGATATT atTGGTGTTGCTCCTGTTGGCATCTGGGTACATCGGGTTAAGGATCATAGCACTAGAGGAGCAGCTTAATTCTTTAGGAGCCCTGACTGAGTTAACCTTCCACCAAACAGA GTACCAAGAAACATAG
- the LOC115375712 gene encoding GRAM domain-containing protein 2B-like isoform X2, translating to MSYKSRRFSLDSSVSLEGVGLLGCRRGSRITKRSRGSQSLDDTQLEIQDLSHSLAGSISFRDQIIAEENLDRPDGRISRSSFLKHNKTFHKLFQDIPEGENLTHTFTCALQKEVLYHGKLFVSENYVCFYSSVLLKDTKVVIPVSSVREVKKQKTALSMLSIHTADGEKHSFVSLRNRELCYSLLHSVCLQVQQGESANSSAHEDEDMLSSYSSMDDSVDHSRHNSIGLDNGFPHLSDEGPQRSSYTPEASVADEEDTGVPRTWSITEWVAPLLFLREISNLGALFYIYVILLVLLLLASGYIGLRIIALEEQLNSLGALTELTFHQTEYQET from the exons ATGAGTTACAAGAGCAGGAGATTCTCACTGGATAGCTCTGT CTCTCTGGAAGGGGTGGGACTCCTTGGCTGTCGGAGAGGCAGCAGGATAACTAAGAGGTCCAGAGGAAGCCAGAGTCTGGACGACACCCAGCTGGAGATTCAGGATCTGAGCCACAGCCTCGCTGGGAGCATCTCCTTCAG GGACCAGATCATAGCAGAGGAGAACCTCGACAGACCAGACGGGCGTATCAGTCGAAGT AGCTTTCTGAAGCACAATAAAACCTTCCACAAACTGTTTCAAGACATTCCTGAGGGGGAGAACCTGACGCACA CGTTCACCTGTGCCCTGCAGAAGGAGGTGCTGTACCATGGGAAACTCTTTGTGTCGGAGAACTACGTGTGTTTCTACTCCTCGGTGCTCCTCAAAGACACCAAG GTGGTGATCCCTGTATCCAGCGTGAGAGAGGTGAAGAAACAGAAGACGGCCTTGTCCATGTTGTCCATTCACACTGCTGATGGAGAGAAG cACTCATTTGTGTCACTGAGGAACCGGGAGCTGTGTTACAGTCTCCTACACTCTGTCTGCTTGCAAGTTCAG CAAGGGGAGAGTGCCAACAGCAGTGCCCATGAAGACGAGGATATG TTGTCCAGCTATTCCAGTATGGACGACAGTGTAGATCACAGCAGACACAACAGCATTGGGCTGGACAACGGCTTTCCCCACCTGTCCGATGAAG GCCCTCAAAGATCCAGTTACACGCCTGAAGCCAGCGTGGCAGATGAGGaagacacag GTGTACCGCGAACATGGAGCATCACTGAGTGGGTGGCACCGCTGTTATTCCTGAGAGAAATTAGCAATCTGGGTGCTCTGTTCTACATCTACGTGATATT atTGGTGTTGCTCCTGTTGGCATCTGGGTACATCGGGTTAAGGATCATAGCACTAGAGGAGCAGCTTAATTCTTTAGGAGCCCTGACTGAGTTAACCTTCCACCAAACAGA GTACCAAGAAACATAG
- the abhd17aa gene encoding abhydrolase domain containing 17A, depalmitoylase a, producing MNGLSIRELCCLFCCPPCPSRIAAKLAFLPPEPTYALLPDPDPGSGAGAATGSSTAATLPSLGAPGLRSRLSGGSGGDRGGGGCGSGGGGGGGSGGEGRWKLHLTERAEFQYSQRELDVTDVFLTRSSRGNRVGCMYIRCAPNARFTVLFSHGNAVDLGQMSSFYIGLGTRINCNIFSYDYSGYGVSTGKPSEKNLYADIDAAWHALRSRYGISPENIILYGQSIGTVPTVDLASRFECAAVVLHSPLTSGMRVAFPDTKKTYCFDAFPNIEKVSKIPSPVLIIHGTEDEVIDFSHGLALFERCPKAVEPLWVEGAGHNDIELYSQYLERLRRFINQDLAAQHT from the exons ATGAACGGTCTGTCCATCCGAGAGCTATGCTGCCTGTTCTGCTGCCCCCCATGCCCCAGCCGCATTGCAGCCAAACTGGCTTTCCTGCCTCCAGAGCCCACCTATGCCCTTTTGCCTGATCCAGACCCAGGCTCTGGAGCCGGAGCCGCCACTGGATCCAGCACTGCAGCTACTCTGCCATCTCTTGGAGCCCCAGGACTGCGCTCCCGGCTGAGTGGAGGCagtggaggagacagaggaggtggaggctgtggtagcgggggtggagggggagggggaagtGGCGGCGAGGGCAGGTGGAAGCTGCatctgacagagagagcagagttcCAGTATTCCCAGAGAGAGCTGGACGTGACAGATGTGTTCCTGACCAGGTCAAGCCGGGGGAACAGGGTTGGATGCATGTACATTCGCTGTGCCCCCAATGCCAG GTTTACAGTGTTGTTTTCCCATGGTAATGCCGTAGACCTGGGCCAGATGAGTAGCTTCTACATTGGCTTGGGCACACGCATCAACTGCAACATCTTCTCCTACGATTACTCAGGCTATGGTGTTAGCACTGGCAAGCCCTCCGAGAAGAACCTTTATGCAGATATTGATGCTGCATGGCACGCCCTGCGCTCGCG GTATGGAATCAGCCCTGAGAACATCATCCTGTACGGGCAGAGTATTGGCACTGTGCCCACGGTAGACCTTGCATCCCGGTTTGAGTGTGCTGCTGTGGTCCTCCACTCCCCTCTCACCTCTGGCATGAGGGTGGCGTTCCCTGACACAAAGAAGACATACTGTTTCGATGCTTTCCCAAA CATAGAGAAAGTGTCCAAGATCCCGTCCCCGGTGCTGATCATCCATGGTACGGAGGATGAAGTGATCGACTTCTCTCATGGCCTAGCCCTGTTCGAGCGCTGTCCCAAGGCTGTGGAGCCCCTCTGGGTGGAGGGAGCTGGCCACAATGACATCGAGCTCTACAGCCAGTACCTGGAGAGGCTACGGCGCTTCATCAACCAGGACCTGGCTGCACAGCACACCTGA